The Myxococcales bacterium DNA window CCGAGAAGGCCAAGCCTGAGAGACGCACGGGCGCTTGCCACACGACGGACCGCGGCTCGAAGACCATCTCGCCGGGACTGCTTTGGTAGTACCAGCAGGGCAACTTGGTTCCCGGCGCGACCTTGGGCCACCGCGTTGGCATGTTGCACGCTTCCCAGGGGGCGTGTGCTCCCCCCCCTCCTTCGGTGCGATGCGAGACGGTGCACAAGACACCGCCGACGAGCGGTGTGTCGAAGGCCTTCTGCACGGTGCACTCGGTTGCAGCGAGGCGGCTCGCACGCCACGCGAAGAAGAGCCAACCGCCAAAGACGAGACTTCCGAGGAGACCGATCACCAAGACCCGCTTCGCGCGCTCGACAGCGACGGACCGCGCGAGCAACTCCGTTGGTGCCATCGAGCGTCACGCTACGGACCTCGCGCCTGATTGTCGATGTTCGTCGACGCGCGCGCGGTTGAGCGCAGAAAGCCGGACAATTGGCGCGCGACCCGCGCTCCGATGCGGGTCGGCGGCTCCGGTGCTAGAGTCCGCGCCATGTCGCACACCTACCGCACCCGCGTCGTCGCCGGTCGTCTGCTGCTCGACGAGCCCACCACCCTGCCCGACGGCGCGGAGGTCGAGCTCATCGCACGCGACATCCTGGAAGGCGCGACGGAGCGCGCAGCGGAGCGCGCCCGCCTCCAGGCGTTCTTGACCGAATCGATTCGCCTCCGAGACGCGCCGCCGCAGCGCTCCGCAAACTGACGGCCCGCGGCGAGGTCGCGCGCGATCGCGGTCGCGCACAAAGTGCAGAGCGCGGCCGCGGCCTACCGCCGCGCGCTCTTTCGCTTGCGCCCGGTGTCCGACTTCTTCTTCGACGCGGTCTTTGTGACCGTCTTCGATGGGACCTTCTTCGTGGCCGCAGCCTTCTTGGCAACGCCACGCCCGAGCGCTCCTTTGGTGGGCGCACGCTTGACGGGCTTCGCCTTGGCCTTTGCCGCGCCCTTCTTCGCCGGTTGCACCGTCATGTTCCGCGCGAGCAGCGCCGCCTCGAGCATCGCGGTGAAGCTCTCGAAGGCGATGTCGGCGCCCGACTCGCCGATGCACACGACGGGTGCGTCGTCGTCTTCCACCAGCGAGAGCTCGAGGCACAGGATTCCGCCGAGGGAGCGATCGATGCCAATGGGGTGGCCCGTGAACGTGGCGTCGATACCGAGCATTCGAGCGCGCCACGCCTTCTGATCGTCGAGGCTGAAGAGGGCCGCCGAGCCGAGGCCTAGCCATCCATCGTGCAGCGTCATGAACTGACGAAACGCCTCCGGGAATTTGATCTTCGCACCACGCTCGA harbors:
- a CDS encoding SMI1/KNR4 family protein, which codes for MSTSVRRTLLALLKPKALGFPADAPPKGAVAAFERGAKIKFPEAFRQFMTLHDGWLGLGSAALFSLDDQKAWRARMLGIDATFTGHPIGIDRSLGGILCLELSLVEDDDAPVVCIGESGADIAFESFTAMLEAALLARNMTVQPAKKGAAKAKAKPVKRAPTKGALGRGVAKKAAATKKVPSKTVTKTASKKKSDTGRKRKSARR